A genomic window from Serratia liquefaciens includes:
- the bcsR gene encoding cellulose biosynthesis protein BcsR, with translation MNNQLTRFHAVAPSETQDDLLALSQAFSLPKLSYVDIARQERLTQMMANWPLLAELAQTTGSR, from the coding sequence ATGAATAATCAATTAACGCGCTTTCATGCGGTGGCCCCATCGGAAACTCAGGACGATTTGCTGGCGCTCAGTCAGGCATTTTCGCTGCCAAAATTAAGCTATGTCGATATCGCACGTCAGGAGCGGTTAACGCAGATGATGGCCAACTGGCCGCTGCTGGCCGAATTGGCGCAGACCACGGGGAGCCGTTAG